Proteins from one Planctomyces sp. SH-PL62 genomic window:
- a CDS encoding glutamate-5-semialdehyde dehydrogenase, with translation MSEAGTVIEAEGRDGGAAAGELEALCRGLAERAKAAARKLATVGPGAKDAWLAAAAEALACRTDEILAANALDVEAAPGLGLNAAAVDRLTLTPERIDEMAASLREVAALADPIGEVVRSGRRPNGLDAVQVRVPLGVVFMIYESRPNVTIDAAAICLKSGNAAILRGGKEAIHSNRALHRVLADELARHGLPEYAVQLVPTTDRAAVGRLLALPEFIDLAIPRGGEGLIRRVVAEAKMPVMKHYQGICAVYVDEAADPEVATRIIVNAKAQRPGVCNAAETLLVHRAIAPSWLPKAAEALKAAGVALRADSRARAIVPDASPASDADWDTEFLDKILAVRVVDSLDEAVDHIGRHGSSHTEAIVTRDLAAARRFVAQVDSAAVMVNASTRFNDGGQLGLGAEIGISTDKYHARGPCGLRELTSTKWIVYGDGQVRE, from the coding sequence ATGTCTGAGGCGGGGACGGTGATCGAGGCCGAGGGACGGGACGGTGGCGCGGCGGCCGGGGAACTGGAGGCGCTGTGTCGCGGCCTGGCCGAGCGGGCCAAGGCGGCGGCGCGCAAGCTGGCGACGGTCGGCCCCGGCGCCAAGGACGCCTGGCTCGCCGCAGCGGCCGAGGCCCTCGCCTGCCGGACCGACGAGATCCTGGCGGCCAACGCCCTCGACGTCGAGGCCGCGCCGGGGCTGGGGCTGAACGCGGCGGCCGTCGATCGGCTCACGCTCACGCCCGAGCGGATCGACGAGATGGCGGCCAGCCTCCGGGAAGTCGCCGCCCTGGCCGACCCGATCGGCGAGGTCGTGCGGTCCGGCCGACGCCCCAACGGGCTCGACGCCGTCCAGGTCCGCGTGCCGCTCGGCGTGGTCTTCATGATCTACGAGAGCCGGCCCAACGTCACGATCGACGCCGCCGCCATCTGTCTCAAGAGCGGCAACGCGGCCATCCTCCGGGGAGGCAAGGAGGCGATCCACTCCAACCGGGCGCTTCACCGCGTGCTCGCCGACGAGCTGGCCCGCCACGGCCTCCCCGAGTACGCCGTCCAGCTCGTCCCGACGACCGACCGCGCGGCCGTCGGCCGCCTGCTCGCCCTCCCGGAGTTCATCGATCTGGCCATCCCGAGGGGGGGCGAGGGGCTGATCCGCCGCGTCGTCGCCGAGGCGAAGATGCCGGTCATGAAGCACTACCAGGGCATCTGCGCCGTTTATGTGGACGAGGCCGCCGATCCCGAGGTCGCCACCCGGATCATCGTCAACGCCAAGGCCCAGCGCCCGGGGGTCTGCAACGCGGCCGAGACCCTGCTCGTCCACCGCGCCATCGCCCCGTCCTGGCTCCCCAAGGCCGCCGAGGCCCTCAAGGCGGCCGGCGTCGCCCTCCGCGCCGACTCCCGGGCCCGCGCGATCGTCCCCGACGCCTCCCCCGCCTCCGACGCCGACTGGGACACCGAATTCCTCGACAAGATCCTGGCGGTCCGGGTCGTCGACTCGCTCGACGAGGCGGTCGACCACATCGGCCGCCACGGCTCGTCCCATACCGAGGCCATCGTCACCCGCGATCTCGCCGCCGCCCGCAGGTTCGTCGCCCAGGTCGACAGCGCCGCCGTGATGGTCAACGCCAGCACTCGGTTCAATGACGGCGGCCAGCTCGGCCTCGGCGCCGAGATCGGCATCAGCACCGACAAGTACCACGCCCGAGGCCCCTGCGGCCTCCGCGAACTGACCTCCACCAAGTGGATCGTCTACGGCGACGGCCAGGTCCGCGAGTAG
- the folP gene encoding dihydropteroate synthase has protein sequence MNRRWEAAGRPLIADAVPKVMGIVNVTPDSFSDGGRWFSIEAAVEHALKLVEEGADILDVGGESTRPGSEIVPAAEEIRRVVPVIEQLAAATSVPISIDTMKPEVAREATRAGACIINDVSGLRDEETARVAVESGAAVVVMHMQGTPQTMQDAPRYDDVVEEVLAYLAERVDWCTNVMGIPRERIAIDPGIGFGKTYEHHLELLRNLGRFGTLECAMLLGVSRKGMLKTMTGRGLDQRLAASVVCSLAGCTLGAQVVRVHDVGPMVDAIKVWNLVRGWGTDDV, from the coding sequence ATGAATCGCCGCTGGGAGGCCGCCGGCCGCCCCCTCATCGCCGACGCCGTCCCCAAGGTCATGGGGATCGTCAACGTCACGCCCGACAGCTTCTCCGACGGCGGCCGATGGTTCTCCATCGAGGCCGCCGTCGAACACGCGCTGAAGCTCGTCGAGGAAGGGGCCGACATCCTCGACGTCGGCGGCGAATCGACCCGGCCGGGCTCCGAGATCGTCCCGGCCGCCGAGGAGATCCGCCGGGTCGTCCCGGTGATCGAGCAGCTCGCCGCCGCCACGTCCGTCCCCATCTCCATCGACACGATGAAGCCCGAGGTCGCCCGCGAGGCGACCCGCGCCGGGGCCTGCATCATCAACGACGTCTCGGGCCTGCGCGACGAGGAGACGGCCCGCGTCGCCGTCGAATCCGGCGCCGCCGTCGTCGTCATGCACATGCAGGGCACGCCCCAGACCATGCAGGACGCGCCGCGGTACGACGACGTCGTCGAGGAGGTCCTCGCCTACCTCGCCGAGCGGGTCGACTGGTGCACCAACGTCATGGGAATCCCGAGGGAACGGATCGCGATCGACCCGGGGATCGGCTTCGGCAAGACCTATGAGCACCACCTGGAGCTCTTGCGGAACCTCGGTCGATTCGGGACGCTGGAGTGCGCGATGCTGCTGGGCGTCTCCCGAAAGGGGATGCTCAAGACCATGACCGGCCGCGGCCTGGACCAGCGGCTCGCCGCCTCGGTCGTCTGCTCGCTCGCCGGCTGCACCCTGGGCGCGCAGGTCGTGCGGGTCCACGACGTCGGCCCGATGGTCGACGCGATCAAGGTCTGGAATCTCGTCAGGGGCTGGGGGACGGACGATGTCTGA
- the recO gene encoding DNA repair protein RecO: MPANRSLALVVRTVDVFETSLVVTLFTRELGKVAALAKGGRRLKSPFQGGLDLLGVSDIVLLPKASESLDLLTEAAPVERFPCLRRDLAALYAGYYIAELLTDLTDYHDPHPKLFDAARITLRHLGDPGLRARRVLRFELACLREIGLMPVLDRCAHCGEPLGDEDPLAFGPATGGTLCPACRPGHPHVMSASRRTIEGLRALASPGDAWREMGMGGSELATVRQTVGAVVSHVLGHRPRVWPFLGV; encoded by the coding sequence TTGCCCGCGAATCGTTCGCTGGCGCTGGTGGTGCGCACGGTCGACGTCTTCGAGACCAGTTTGGTCGTGACCTTGTTCACGCGCGAGCTGGGGAAGGTGGCGGCGTTGGCCAAGGGGGGGCGGCGGCTGAAGTCGCCGTTCCAGGGTGGCCTTGACCTGCTGGGCGTATCGGATATCGTGCTGCTGCCCAAGGCGTCGGAGTCCCTCGATCTTCTGACCGAGGCCGCGCCCGTGGAGCGGTTCCCCTGTCTGCGCCGCGATCTGGCGGCCCTGTATGCCGGCTATTACATCGCCGAACTGCTGACCGACCTGACGGACTATCACGACCCGCACCCCAAGCTGTTCGACGCGGCGAGGATCACCTTGCGGCATCTGGGCGACCCGGGATTGCGGGCGCGGCGGGTCCTTCGGTTCGAGCTGGCGTGCCTGCGGGAGATCGGCCTGATGCCGGTCCTCGATCGGTGCGCCCATTGCGGCGAACCGCTGGGCGACGAGGATCCGTTGGCGTTCGGGCCGGCGACGGGGGGGACCCTGTGTCCGGCCTGCCGTCCGGGCCATCCCCACGTGATGTCGGCGTCGCGGCGGACGATCGAGGGCCTTCGGGCCCTCGCCAGCCCGGGCGACGCGTGGCGGGAGATGGGGATGGGGGGCTCGGAACTCGCGACCGTCAGGCAGACGGTGGGCGCCGTCGTCAGTCACGTCCTGGGCCACCGACCGCGGGTCTGGCCCTTCCTGGGAGTCTGA
- the lptE gene encoding LPS assembly lipoprotein LptE — MFGRHHRSDLAARAPGLRPAAWALLAIIGLSTAGCGYNFRAPYDKSVQTVFVPMFKSQTFTRDVEKMLTEMIQKEIGRRTPYRIVDNLEDADTILSGVVNFADKNIVVESPFNLPRQLTRTVNVSVNWLHNPPTTSEKMRQPTIISETVNFVPEVGETSLTALNSVCQRLAAQVVDMMEQPWYTEEDLK; from the coding sequence ATGTTCGGACGTCATCACCGATCGGACCTCGCGGCGCGGGCGCCCGGCCTGCGACCGGCCGCCTGGGCCCTGCTGGCGATCATCGGCCTCTCGACGGCGGGCTGCGGCTACAACTTCCGCGCCCCCTACGACAAGAGCGTCCAGACGGTCTTCGTCCCGATGTTCAAGTCGCAGACCTTCACCCGCGACGTCGAGAAGATGCTGACCGAGATGATCCAGAAGGAGATCGGCCGCCGCACCCCCTACCGGATCGTCGACAACCTCGAGGACGCCGACACGATCCTCAGCGGCGTGGTTAACTTCGCGGACAAGAACATCGTCGTCGAGAGCCCGTTCAACCTCCCTCGCCAGCTCACCCGGACGGTGAACGTCAGCGTCAACTGGCTGCACAACCCGCCCACCACCTCCGAGAAGATGCGGCAGCCGACGATCATCTCCGAGACCGTGAACTTCGTTCCCGAGGTCGGCGAGACCTCGCTCACGGCCCTGAATTCGGTCTGCCAGAGACTCGCCGCCCAGGTGGTCGATATGATGGAACAGCCGTGGTACACCGAGGAAGACCTGAAGTGA
- the ybeY gene encoding rRNA maturation RNase YbeY — MNPTDDQDLEFEDEAEGPPLEDFEVDVSDSQTHVPIDPQAARRLVETVLRGEGVAAASISLAFVDDPTIHRVNREYLDHDEPTDVISFVLSDEGDDRLSGELVVSTQTAARVASEVGAEPWNEVALYLVHGLLHLCGCDDLDEASAAEMRAREAAALARAGLANPFPLAAGPRPAP, encoded by the coding sequence TTGAACCCGACCGACGACCAGGACCTGGAGTTCGAAGACGAGGCCGAGGGCCCCCCCCTCGAGGACTTCGAGGTCGACGTCAGCGACTCCCAGACTCACGTCCCGATCGACCCCCAGGCCGCGCGTCGGCTGGTCGAGACGGTGCTTCGCGGCGAGGGGGTGGCGGCGGCCTCGATCTCGCTCGCCTTCGTCGACGACCCGACCATCCATCGGGTCAACCGCGAGTACCTCGACCACGACGAGCCGACCGACGTGATCTCGTTCGTCCTCTCCGACGAAGGAGACGACCGCCTCTCGGGCGAGCTCGTCGTGTCGACCCAGACCGCCGCGCGCGTGGCCTCGGAAGTCGGCGCGGAGCCCTGGAACGAGGTCGCCCTGTACCTCGTCCACGGCCTGCTCCACCTCTGCGGCTGCGACGACCTGGACGAGGCCTCCGCGGCCGAGATGCGCGCCCGGGAAGCGGCCGCCCTGGCCCGCGCCGGGCTGGCGAACCCCTTCCCCCTGGCCGCCGGCCCCCGCCCCGCTCCTTGA
- the bamD gene encoding outer membrane protein assembly factor BamD encodes MSRSSRWPLAARVASVALIVGSAAGCQSFSVPFAQWRATYDSGLAKPIGEAELARAKTEKLADSDTLLKRWLSPRDPEAGSDEKTVGDRDSSGKVLGSNGWSPFAKPKIDPDAQKELDDAFARYEAGDLAAAEAAFAKIAKARKESPWGEKAQFYLAETQFKRKKYVAAHESFERLASDYPGTQRMDDLVSREYEIAQIWMAQSDPKAKAEQKLPWYSHFNGQQPLIDTRGMGLKALEHVRHHAPDGPLADDAVMQIAGYHMTNADYESAAIYYDEMITTHPKSPFLHEAHMAAIDARVKGYLGPDYDGEGLEQARDLVRKTMQTFPDKPEGQEGLYHTLDLINDQEAERTYNVGAYYKKIGKVASAEYYFGKIPQRWPESPWAVKAKSDLASLAKQPRKSSLPSKMMAQPGANDPYYSAGAGGMNAMGGMGMSPGGMM; translated from the coding sequence ATGAGCCGATCGTCTCGATGGCCGCTCGCCGCCAGGGTCGCCTCCGTGGCGCTGATCGTGGGATCGGCCGCGGGCTGCCAGAGCTTCAGCGTCCCGTTCGCGCAATGGCGGGCGACCTACGATTCGGGCCTCGCCAAGCCGATCGGCGAGGCCGAGCTGGCGCGGGCCAAGACCGAGAAGCTGGCCGACTCCGACACGCTCCTGAAGCGCTGGCTGAGCCCCCGCGACCCCGAAGCCGGCTCGGACGAGAAGACGGTCGGCGACCGCGACTCCTCGGGCAAGGTCCTGGGCTCCAACGGCTGGTCGCCGTTCGCGAAGCCCAAGATCGACCCCGACGCCCAGAAGGAGCTGGACGACGCCTTCGCGCGGTACGAGGCCGGCGACCTCGCCGCCGCCGAGGCCGCGTTCGCCAAGATCGCCAAGGCCCGCAAGGAATCCCCCTGGGGCGAGAAGGCCCAGTTCTACCTGGCCGAGACCCAGTTCAAGCGCAAGAAATACGTCGCCGCCCACGAGAGCTTCGAGCGGCTGGCCTCGGACTACCCCGGCACCCAGCGGATGGACGACCTGGTGAGCCGCGAGTATGAGATCGCCCAGATCTGGATGGCCCAGAGCGACCCCAAGGCCAAAGCCGAGCAGAAGCTCCCCTGGTACTCCCACTTCAACGGCCAGCAGCCCCTCATCGACACCCGAGGCATGGGCCTGAAGGCCCTGGAGCACGTCCGCCACCACGCGCCCGACGGCCCCCTCGCCGACGACGCCGTGATGCAGATCGCCGGCTACCACATGACCAACGCCGACTACGAGTCCGCGGCGATCTACTACGACGAGATGATCACGACCCACCCCAAGAGCCCGTTCCTGCACGAGGCCCACATGGCCGCGATCGACGCCCGCGTCAAGGGCTACCTCGGCCCCGACTACGACGGCGAGGGGCTCGAGCAGGCCCGCGACCTGGTCCGCAAGACCATGCAGACCTTCCCCGACAAGCCGGAGGGCCAGGAGGGGCTCTACCACACCCTCGACCTGATCAACGATCAGGAGGCCGAGCGGACGTACAACGTGGGCGCGTACTACAAGAAGATCGGCAAGGTCGCCTCGGCCGAGTATTACTTCGGCAAGATCCCCCAGCGCTGGCCGGAGAGCCCCTGGGCCGTGAAGGCCAAGAGCGACCTGGCCTCGCTCGCCAAGCAGCCGCGCAAGTCGTCGCTCCCCAGCAAGATGATGGCCCAGCCAGGCGCCAACGACCCCTACTACAGCGCGGGGGCCGGCGGCATGAACGCCATGGGCGGCATGGGGATGTCGCCCGGCGGCATGATGTGA
- a CDS encoding VWA domain-containing protein yields MTFDIDDPRLTAFALGELDEAEAQTIERLLAEDPDARKQVDEIKLTAGWLTERLHDEQARESVAASPAPVVPLQLVAADAPTPTPAPTETKSRPWWRSPSILSSIAATLLVGTVIALMPAIQSGRDAAPRYANYKARLRAPAAPALAPPPPQEGVAGERPNVEILAAAKPAKGGPSASVATRNEPAPSALGVEAAAAAAAPRDFSVASPPAAAVPGLASSEARSSPRFSTNYRQQTQGGYAGSPARQAQDSMMGQGMMGMMGGAVGGMAGMAGDPGLAGQAGRMGRKSGRVQAESELAFSPDGRALSKSLGPNVRGLTQEARPEIAAEPAREALFEGARGGEDKAPATAPVKDQEAQAQAAPATVREEKAVVALQQVDAQALVDFDARRPDAAPEPVAVVAENPFVLVGQEAVSTFSIDVDTASYSIVRRSLLQQNQLPPPDAVRIEEMLNYFPYQDPPPPAASPDPFAIRVEVARCPWNAGNRLARIGIAGKPVGLADRKPSNLVFLVDVSGSMDQPNKLPLVQWGLQKLVAQLGENDRVAIVVYAGASGLVLPSTSCVNKPEILARLEELRAGGSTNGGAGIQLAYDLATANFINEGINRVILATDGDFNVGITSQDDLVRLIESKATAPKPVFLTVLGFGMDNLKDGTLEKLADKGNGHYAYIDGAEEAHKVLVEELGATLDVIAKDVKIQVEFRPERVKAYRLVGYENRVMANEDFANDQKDAGEIGAGHHVTALYEIVPSDQAGDRPAADAPSPDSFVVRLRYKKPEGTASALIERPVTDRGLDYSEASDDFKFASAVAGFGMLLRHSPSVGSLTYSGVIELASPTLAHDPSGYRKEFMGLVQKARDLQNPPLAAPVAP; encoded by the coding sequence ATGACCTTCGACATCGACGATCCCCGGCTCACCGCCTTCGCCCTCGGCGAACTCGACGAGGCCGAGGCCCAGACCATCGAGCGTCTGCTCGCCGAAGATCCCGACGCCCGCAAGCAGGTCGACGAGATCAAGCTCACGGCGGGCTGGCTCACCGAACGGCTCCACGACGAGCAGGCCCGCGAGTCCGTCGCGGCCTCGCCCGCGCCCGTCGTCCCGCTCCAACTCGTGGCGGCCGACGCGCCGACGCCGACGCCCGCGCCGACGGAGACGAAGTCCCGGCCCTGGTGGCGGTCGCCGTCGATCCTCTCGTCGATCGCCGCGACGCTCCTTGTCGGGACCGTGATCGCGCTGATGCCGGCCATCCAGTCCGGTCGTGATGCGGCCCCCAGGTACGCGAATTACAAGGCCAGGCTGCGGGCACCCGCTGCGCCGGCCCTCGCCCCGCCGCCACCGCAAGAGGGTGTCGCCGGGGAACGCCCGAACGTCGAAATACTCGCGGCGGCGAAGCCCGCGAAGGGCGGTCCGTCTGCGTCCGTCGCAACCCGGAACGAACCCGCGCCGTCGGCGCTCGGCGTGGAGGCGGCCGCTGCCGCTGCCGCACCCCGCGACTTCTCCGTGGCCTCGCCCCCGGCGGCCGCGGTCCCGGGGCTCGCGTCGAGCGAAGCGCGGTCGTCCCCGAGGTTCTCGACGAACTACAGGCAGCAAACCCAGGGGGGCTATGCCGGATCGCCGGCCCGGCAAGCCCAGGACTCGATGATGGGCCAGGGCATGATGGGCATGATGGGCGGCGCGGTGGGTGGGATGGCGGGCATGGCGGGCGACCCTGGCCTGGCCGGTCAGGCAGGCCGGATGGGTCGCAAGTCGGGCCGAGTTCAGGCGGAGTCGGAGCTGGCTTTCTCGCCCGACGGGAGGGCGCTGAGCAAATCGCTCGGACCGAATGTCAGGGGCCTGACGCAAGAGGCTCGCCCGGAAATCGCCGCCGAGCCGGCCCGCGAGGCCCTGTTCGAGGGTGCCAGGGGAGGGGAGGACAAGGCCCCCGCCACGGCGCCGGTCAAGGATCAGGAGGCCCAGGCCCAGGCGGCCCCGGCGACGGTCCGCGAGGAGAAGGCCGTCGTGGCGCTTCAGCAGGTGGACGCCCAGGCCCTCGTGGATTTCGATGCGCGGCGACCGGACGCCGCCCCCGAGCCCGTGGCGGTCGTCGCGGAGAATCCGTTCGTCCTCGTCGGCCAGGAGGCGGTCTCGACCTTCTCCATCGACGTGGACACGGCCTCCTACTCGATCGTCCGTCGGTCGCTCCTGCAGCAGAACCAGCTTCCGCCGCCGGACGCGGTGCGGATCGAGGAGATGCTCAACTACTTCCCCTATCAGGATCCGCCGCCCCCGGCCGCCAGCCCCGACCCGTTCGCGATCCGCGTGGAGGTCGCCCGATGCCCCTGGAACGCCGGCAACCGCCTGGCCCGGATCGGGATCGCCGGCAAGCCGGTCGGCCTGGCGGACCGCAAGCCCAGCAACCTCGTCTTCCTGGTCGACGTCTCCGGCTCGATGGACCAGCCCAACAAGCTCCCCCTGGTGCAGTGGGGCCTTCAGAAGCTCGTCGCCCAGCTCGGCGAGAACGACCGGGTCGCGATCGTCGTCTACGCCGGGGCCTCGGGGCTGGTGCTCCCCTCGACCTCGTGCGTCAACAAGCCCGAGATCCTCGCCAGGCTGGAGGAGCTTCGCGCCGGGGGGTCGACCAACGGCGGAGCCGGCATCCAGCTCGCCTACGACCTGGCGACGGCGAACTTCATCAACGAGGGGATCAACCGCGTGATCCTGGCGACCGACGGCGACTTCAACGTCGGCATCACCAGCCAGGACGACCTCGTCCGGTTGATCGAGTCCAAGGCCACGGCGCCCAAACCGGTCTTCCTGACCGTGCTGGGGTTCGGCATGGACAACCTCAAGGACGGCACGCTGGAGAAGCTCGCCGACAAGGGGAACGGCCACTACGCCTACATCGACGGCGCCGAGGAGGCCCACAAGGTGCTCGTCGAGGAGCTGGGGGCGACGCTCGACGTGATCGCCAAGGACGTCAAGATCCAGGTCGAATTCCGGCCCGAGCGGGTGAAAGCGTACCGGCTCGTCGGCTATGAGAACCGCGTGATGGCGAACGAGGACTTCGCGAACGACCAGAAGGACGCAGGGGAGATCGGCGCGGGGCACCACGTCACCGCCCTGTACGAGATCGTCCCGTCGGACCAGGCCGGGGATCGACCGGCGGCCGACGCCCCCTCGCCCGACTCGTTCGTCGTGAGGCTGCGGTACAAGAAGCCCGAAGGGACCGCCAGCGCGTTGATCGAACGCCCCGTGACCGACCGGGGGCTCGACTACTCCGAGGCCTCGGACGACTTCAAGTTCGCCTCGGCCGTGGCCGGCTTCGGCATGCTGCTCCGGCACTCGCCGTCCGTCGGCAGCCTGACGTACTCGGGCGTGATCGAGCTGGCCTCGCCCACGCTCGCCCACGATCCCTCGGGATATCGCAAGGAGTTCATGGGGCTGGTGCAGAAGGCCAGGGACCTTCAGAATCCCCCGTTGGCGGCTCCGGTCGCCCCCTGA
- a CDS encoding hemolysin family protein, producing MDGPNWTWIVFLCTPVYLVHLVAIALTEALQSFSRSRLEELTEARGRPERAEEIDHLDVRTERAAESAAVVTGLLLATTAGVVLGRQGAIGSQASLTLLIALVGLGGYIAAGVVGRIFAESILDHLWPATAPLRAAALPFTAAGSALEWLVEWIVGNDEIGSRPASVEVEVPGDLEDDEDQEPEIPEQARDLIGNVVELTRTSASEIMQPRSAMVMLPSTVSDREAAEAFRQSGRSRIPLYGRDRDDVVGVLLVKDLLDHMVAAGPGETVVPAGIAREAYCVPESKNAFRLLEDMRFRRAPMAVVLDEYGGVAGLVTMEDLVEQLIGPIHDEHDVPSTEDPVVPLGDSAFEVDAGVEIEELNERFGVHLPTDEDYQTLGGLALHALGRLPEPGASFRRDGVEFTILAVGDRSIRRIKMNLEPAPETAPGS from the coding sequence GTGGACGGGCCGAACTGGACCTGGATCGTCTTTCTCTGCACGCCCGTCTATCTCGTGCACCTGGTCGCGATCGCCTTGACCGAGGCGCTCCAATCGTTCTCGCGGAGCCGGCTCGAAGAGCTGACGGAAGCCCGGGGACGGCCGGAGCGGGCCGAGGAGATCGACCACCTGGACGTCCGCACCGAGCGCGCCGCCGAGTCGGCGGCCGTCGTGACCGGCCTCTTGCTGGCGACGACCGCCGGCGTCGTGCTGGGCCGCCAGGGCGCGATCGGGTCCCAGGCGTCTTTGACGCTGCTGATCGCCCTCGTCGGCCTGGGAGGCTACATCGCGGCGGGGGTCGTGGGGCGGATCTTCGCCGAGTCGATCCTGGACCACCTCTGGCCCGCGACGGCCCCGCTCCGGGCCGCCGCGCTGCCGTTCACGGCCGCCGGCTCGGCGCTGGAATGGCTGGTGGAATGGATCGTCGGCAACGACGAGATCGGCAGCCGGCCGGCGAGCGTCGAGGTCGAGGTCCCCGGGGACCTGGAAGACGACGAGGACCAGGAGCCCGAGATCCCCGAACAGGCCCGCGACCTGATCGGGAACGTCGTCGAGCTGACCCGCACGTCGGCCTCGGAGATCATGCAGCCCCGCTCGGCCATGGTCATGCTGCCGTCCACCGTCTCCGACCGCGAGGCGGCCGAGGCGTTCCGCCAGAGCGGCCGCAGCCGAATCCCCCTCTACGGCCGCGACCGCGACGACGTCGTGGGCGTCCTGCTGGTCAAGGACCTGCTCGACCACATGGTCGCCGCCGGCCCGGGCGAGACCGTCGTCCCCGCCGGGATCGCCCGCGAGGCCTATTGCGTCCCCGAGTCCAAGAACGCCTTCCGACTCCTGGAGGACATGCGGTTCCGACGCGCGCCGATGGCCGTCGTCCTCGACGAGTACGGCGGCGTGGCGGGCCTGGTCACGATGGAAGACCTCGTCGAGCAGCTCATCGGGCCGATCCACGACGAGCACGACGTCCCGAGCACGGAGGACCCGGTCGTGCCGCTGGGCGACTCCGCGTTCGAGGTCGACGCCGGCGTCGAGATCGAGGAGCTGAACGAGCGGTTCGGCGTCCACCTGCCGACCGACGAGGACTACCAGACCCTCGGCGGCCTGGCGCTCCACGCCCTGGGCCGACTCCCCGAACCCGGCGCGAGCTTCCGTCGAGACGGCGTCGAGTTCACGATCCTCGCCGTCGGCGACCGCTCCATCCGTCGCATCAAGATGAACCTCGAGCCCGCCCCGGAAACCGCCCCGGGAAGCTGA